In Pollutimonas sp. M17, a single genomic region encodes these proteins:
- a CDS encoding zinc-binding dehydrogenase, whose translation MSAIPEFARAAVLRNFKDQLRIEDVPVPRHIEPRAALVKMEACSICGTDIHLWQGSLSLKVDLPVIIGHEMVGRIVSLGEGVRSDSVGQDLAVGDRIVYTHTSCGSCFFCTTARQPTLCSHRRAYMYETMEKAPYLLGGFSEYGYVLPESGRLKVPDSVSSELASLSSCALRSVMNAMSQIGKIEPYETVVVQGAGPLGLLATANAKVRGARKVIVIGSPAARLELAREFGADECIPVEGTTAADRLDRVLSLTEGRGADIVMEFTGVPAAFNEGLQLARKGAKYLIVGQLGEGTTEMQPSMIVKKNINVIGSFSGDARSYSLALQFIDKHQKTFPFEKMITGRYKLDEVNTAMERMKAYQEIKPVITF comes from the coding sequence ATGTCTGCTATACCTGAGTTTGCACGCGCCGCCGTCCTGAGGAACTTCAAGGATCAATTAAGAATCGAAGATGTGCCCGTACCTCGGCACATAGAGCCTCGCGCCGCGCTGGTAAAGATGGAGGCGTGCTCGATTTGCGGTACCGACATCCACCTGTGGCAGGGCTCCCTGTCCCTGAAAGTCGACCTTCCGGTGATCATCGGCCACGAGATGGTGGGACGTATCGTATCGCTGGGCGAAGGCGTGCGCAGCGACTCGGTCGGCCAGGACCTGGCGGTCGGCGACCGTATCGTCTATACGCATACATCCTGCGGCAGCTGCTTCTTCTGCACCACCGCGCGCCAGCCCACACTGTGCTCGCATCGCCGCGCCTACATGTATGAAACCATGGAAAAGGCGCCCTACCTGTTGGGCGGGTTTTCGGAGTACGGCTATGTCCTGCCCGAGTCGGGCCGCCTGAAGGTGCCCGACAGCGTCTCCAGCGAGCTGGCCAGCCTGTCCAGTTGCGCGCTGCGCTCGGTCATGAACGCCATGTCGCAGATCGGCAAGATCGAACCGTACGAAACCGTGGTCGTCCAGGGCGCCGGCCCCCTGGGCCTGCTCGCCACCGCCAACGCCAAGGTGCGCGGGGCGCGCAAGGTGATCGTCATCGGCTCCCCTGCCGCCCGTCTTGAATTGGCACGTGAGTTTGGCGCCGATGAATGCATACCGGTGGAAGGGACCACCGCTGCCGATCGCCTGGATCGTGTGCTTTCCCTGACTGAGGGTCGTGGCGCGGACATTGTCATGGAATTCACCGGCGTCCCCGCCGCCTTCAACGAAGGCTTGCAACTGGCGCGCAAGGGTGCGAAGTACCTGATCGTCGGCCAATTGGGCGAAGGCACGACGGAAATGCAGCCGTCCATGATCGTAAAGAAAAACATCAACGTCATCGGCTCCTTCTCGGGTGATGCGCGCAGCTATTCGCTTGCCCTGCAGTTCATCGATAAGCACCAGAAAACCTTCCCGTTCGAGAAGATGATCACCGGGCGCTACAAACTTGATGAAGTGAATACGGCCATGGAGCGCATGAAAGCCTATCAGGAAATCAAGCCCGTCATCACGTTTTAG
- a CDS encoding TRAP transporter large permease — MIVSSLLLLLVLGVPIAVAFALVVIANAEAWNIDPFSLAAMPFDTVSNFSLLAIPLFLLVGELMNRGGLVKQLTAVCDLFMSRIRAPMGHIMVMASALMGAITGSSVATVAAIGGTVGVEMRQRGYSKGYTAALNAASGLLGVLIPPSIPLILYGAIVGVSITNLFIASIVPGILTILVFSFIHSILSRRVLPDGKETLPASMAQERNDKTVNKGSVLVRALPALMLPILVLGGIYSGVFTATEAAAIAGVYALAVTVLTRQASAGDLKKILEHAALASAAILAIIAFTSIFNRAMILEQVPQSITEIATSFTGNPILFLLAINAALLLIGMFMETNAATLLMGPLLAPAAVNYGIDPVHFGVLLVTNIEIGLLTPPLAANLYVAQRTNEARLTEMFGYVMWFLLGSLLVLGMITFVPALTTWYQFL, encoded by the coding sequence ATGATTGTTTCTTCCCTATTGCTTTTACTGGTGCTGGGCGTACCGATTGCCGTCGCCTTTGCACTGGTTGTCATTGCCAACGCCGAGGCGTGGAATATCGACCCATTCTCTCTGGCCGCCATGCCGTTCGATACGGTATCGAACTTCTCGCTGTTGGCCATCCCGCTGTTTTTACTGGTGGGCGAACTCATGAACCGTGGGGGGCTGGTCAAGCAGCTGACGGCGGTGTGCGACCTGTTCATGTCCCGCATCCGGGCGCCGATGGGCCACATCATGGTGATGGCCAGCGCCCTGATGGGGGCCATCACGGGTTCGTCGGTCGCCACCGTGGCCGCCATAGGCGGCACCGTGGGCGTGGAAATGCGCCAGCGCGGCTATTCCAAAGGCTACACCGCGGCGCTCAATGCCGCGTCGGGCTTGCTTGGCGTACTGATTCCGCCTTCGATTCCCCTGATCCTGTATGGGGCCATCGTAGGCGTATCCATCACCAATCTTTTCATTGCGTCCATCGTTCCGGGCATCCTGACGATACTTGTTTTCTCATTCATTCATTCCATTCTTTCCAGGCGCGTACTGCCTGACGGAAAGGAAACGCTTCCTGCTTCGATGGCGCAGGAGAGAAATGACAAGACTGTCAACAAGGGTTCTGTGCTGGTTCGCGCGCTGCCTGCGCTGATGCTGCCGATACTGGTTCTGGGAGGCATCTACTCGGGCGTGTTCACGGCCACCGAAGCAGCAGCCATCGCAGGCGTTTATGCGCTGGCGGTTACCGTACTCACCCGCCAGGCATCGGCGGGGGACCTAAAAAAAATACTGGAGCACGCCGCACTGGCCTCGGCCGCGATCCTGGCCATTATCGCCTTCACCAGCATCTTCAACCGGGCGATGATCCTGGAGCAGGTGCCCCAGTCGATCACCGAGATCGCCACAAGCTTCACCGGAAATCCCATTCTGTTTCTACTGGCCATCAATGCGGCACTGCTGCTGATCGGCATGTTCATGGAAACCAATGCAGCCACCCTGCTGATGGGCCCGCTCCTGGCGCCGGCCGCCGTGAACTACGGCATAGACCCGGTCCATTTCGGCGTCCTGCTGGTCACCAACATCGAGATCGGTCTGCTGACTCCGCCATTGGCGGCAAATCTGTATGTCGCCCAGCGCACCAACGAAGCCCGACTGACCGAGATGTTCGGGTATGTCATGTGGTTCCTGCTTGGTTCGCTGCTTGTATTGGGCATGATTACGTTCGTACCCGCCTTGACGACGTGGTATCAATTTCTTTGA
- a CDS encoding TRAP transporter small permease, with translation MAVWANTFENRLYSLENFLCSISLLVMLATVAFGVCIRFFDLPIPNVAEWAIVAMSPLTFVGSAMCSRMQMHISVDFIEQAPSELVKRATHLVVAILMLIFSAIYAWLGWSLFEDAILTGERLLDMGTPLYVPVCFFFVGMVLMAIHSVLDLARFVFFRRAAARVVEVAR, from the coding sequence ATGGCCGTCTGGGCAAACACATTCGAAAACCGTCTCTACTCATTAGAAAACTTTCTATGCTCCATAAGTCTTCTAGTGATGCTCGCCACAGTGGCGTTCGGCGTCTGCATTCGATTCTTCGATCTGCCGATACCCAATGTGGCCGAATGGGCGATCGTGGCAATGTCGCCCCTGACGTTCGTCGGATCGGCCATGTGTTCACGCATGCAAATGCACATCTCGGTGGACTTCATTGAACAAGCTCCATCCGAGCTGGTAAAACGCGCCACGCACCTGGTGGTGGCGATTCTCATGCTGATATTTTCAGCGATCTACGCGTGGCTGGGCTGGAGCCTGTTCGAAGATGCGATCCTGACTGGCGAACGCCTGCTGGACATGGGCACACCGCTGTACGTGCCGGTATGTTTCTTCTTCGTCGGCATGGTCTTGATGGCAATTCATAGTGTTCTGGACCTGGCCCGCTTCGTTTTCTTCAGGCGGGCTGCGGCTCGGGTCGTAGAGGTGGCGCGATGA
- a CDS encoding TRAP transporter substrate-binding protein, with amino-acid sequence MFNNLKKSTLSTLLGAATVMMALTSPSSAATMKLRLGHVFAINSPVDQASQDFAKLVKERSNGEIEITVFPNSQIGGDESLARDLSRGSLDLAFINPGSLSGLDPLLDIHYLPYIATSFEEADKIFYNPNGILQKTLSETLAKHRMQALGYFELEFRAVTNSKHAVEKPADLQGLKLRVPGSAGIRDFFIAAGAQAVAMPFPELFTALQQGTVDGQDNGASITYNSRLFEAQKFMTETNHVYAMGAIASSQRLWGKLSDSQKKILKDTAHEVATKEIAANRALHDDYMKKIAAAGVTVTTLSPEALAEFRKIADGVWTSLEPVYGKERVAALRQEVKALRK; translated from the coding sequence ATGTTCAACAATCTAAAAAAATCGACGCTTTCCACGCTGCTTGGCGCGGCCACGGTAATGATGGCACTGACTTCCCCGTCGAGCGCCGCGACGATGAAGCTGCGCCTGGGCCACGTATTCGCCATCAACAGTCCCGTCGACCAGGCCAGCCAGGACTTTGCCAAGCTGGTCAAGGAGCGCAGCAACGGGGAAATCGAAATCACCGTTTTTCCAAACAGCCAGATAGGCGGCGACGAATCGCTGGCGCGTGACCTGTCGCGAGGCTCGCTCGACCTGGCCTTCATCAATCCGGGTTCTCTCTCGGGCCTGGACCCGCTGCTGGACATCCACTATCTACCCTACATCGCGACCAGCTTCGAAGAGGCCGACAAGATCTTCTACAACCCGAACGGCATACTGCAGAAAACCTTGAGCGAAACATTGGCCAAGCACCGTATGCAGGCCTTGGGGTACTTCGAGCTGGAGTTCCGGGCGGTGACTAACTCCAAGCATGCGGTCGAGAAGCCTGCCGACCTTCAAGGGCTGAAATTGCGCGTACCGGGTTCCGCGGGCATACGCGACTTCTTCATCGCGGCCGGAGCCCAGGCCGTTGCGATGCCATTCCCGGAACTGTTCACGGCGCTGCAACAGGGCACGGTGGACGGGCAGGACAATGGCGCCAGCATTACGTATAACTCGCGCCTGTTTGAAGCGCAGAAGTTCATGACCGAGACCAATCATGTCTATGCAATGGGGGCCATTGCCTCCAGCCAGCGGCTGTGGGGGAAGCTGAGCGATAGCCAGAAGAAGATCCTCAAAGACACAGCTCATGAGGTGGCGACCAAAGAGATCGCCGCCAACCGTGCTCTGCACGACGACTACATGAAGAAGATCGCCGCTGCCGGGGTCACCGTAACCACACTCTCGCCGGAAGCGCTGGCTGAATTCCGCAAGATTGCGGACGGTGTCTGGACCAGCCTTGAGCCGGTCTATGGCAAGGAACGAGTGGCTGCCCTTCGCCAGGAAGTCAAAGCCCTGCGCAAGTAA
- a CDS encoding aldehyde dehydrogenase family protein translates to MPESTKTIFINGKWTESHSRDTIDVVSPSNGESIGKISRGVQEDIDTAVAAARQAFEGIWGATPAVERGRLLSRLGLKIAEHAEELAQLEARDTGKAMKLARSDVAATARYFEYYGGAADKLHGDTIPFLEGYQVLIIREPRGVAGHIIPWNYPAQMFGRTIAAALAAGNTTVLKPAEEACLSIIRLTELAAEVGIPAGVLNVVTGLGEEAGAALSSHKEIDFLSFTGSPEVGTLIQKAAADNHVPCVLELGGKSPQIVFDDADIEKALPVIVGAIIQNTGQTCSAGSRVLIQRSIYEEFVAALAKRINAVRVGSHTADLDCGPVISAVQCERVKGFLERARADGISVIGEGKLDSSAVDGGFYVKPTLLGPVDETHELAQDEVFGPVLVAIPFDDEEDAIRIANGTDFGLIAGVWSENGARQMRLAKKLRVGQVYINGYGAGGGIELPFGGFKRSGHGREKGFEALREYTVAKTIVINHK, encoded by the coding sequence ATGCCCGAAAGCACCAAAACTATTTTCATCAACGGCAAATGGACGGAGTCCCACAGCCGGGACACAATAGACGTGGTATCGCCCAGCAACGGCGAATCGATAGGCAAGATATCCCGCGGCGTTCAAGAGGACATCGACACGGCAGTGGCCGCGGCTCGCCAGGCATTCGAAGGAATCTGGGGCGCGACACCGGCGGTGGAGCGCGGCCGGCTGCTGTCCAGGCTCGGACTGAAAATTGCGGAACATGCCGAGGAGCTGGCCCAACTGGAAGCGCGGGATACCGGCAAGGCCATGAAGCTGGCCCGCAGCGACGTCGCCGCGACAGCGAGGTACTTCGAATACTACGGAGGCGCGGCCGACAAACTACACGGCGACACCATTCCGTTCCTGGAAGGCTATCAGGTCCTTATCATCCGCGAGCCTCGGGGCGTTGCCGGCCATATCATTCCCTGGAACTATCCCGCGCAGATGTTTGGCCGCACAATTGCCGCCGCATTGGCCGCGGGCAATACAACCGTACTCAAGCCGGCCGAGGAAGCCTGCCTGAGCATCATACGCCTGACGGAACTTGCCGCGGAAGTGGGCATCCCCGCCGGGGTGTTGAACGTGGTTACCGGCCTGGGCGAAGAAGCAGGCGCGGCACTGTCTTCACACAAGGAAATCGACTTCCTTTCATTCACCGGCTCGCCGGAAGTGGGAACCTTGATCCAGAAGGCGGCCGCGGACAATCACGTGCCCTGCGTACTCGAGCTTGGCGGGAAATCACCCCAGATCGTATTTGACGATGCCGACATCGAAAAGGCGCTGCCCGTCATCGTGGGTGCCATCATCCAGAACACAGGCCAGACGTGTTCCGCCGGCAGCCGCGTGCTGATCCAGCGCTCGATCTACGAAGAGTTCGTCGCCGCCCTGGCCAAGCGCATCAATGCCGTGCGGGTCGGCTCACATACCGCCGACCTGGACTGCGGCCCGGTCATCAGTGCCGTGCAATGCGAGCGGGTCAAGGGCTTTCTGGAGCGTGCCCGAGCCGATGGCATCAGTGTGATCGGCGAAGGCAAGCTCGATTCCAGCGCAGTGGATGGCGGATTCTATGTCAAGCCAACGCTGCTCGGCCCCGTGGACGAAACCCATGAGCTGGCACAGGACGAGGTCTTTGGGCCAGTACTGGTCGCCATTCCTTTTGACGACGAGGAGGATGCCATCCGCATCGCCAACGGCACGGATTTCGGGCTGATTGCAGGGGTGTGGTCCGAAAATGGCGCGCGCCAAATGCGCCTGGCCAAGAAGCTGCGCGTAGGCCAGGTCTACATCAACGGGTATGGCGCGGGCGGCGGCATCGAACTGCCCTTCGGCGGTTTCAAACGTAGCGGCCACGGCCGCGAAAAGGGGTTTGAAGCCCTGCGTGAGTACACCGTGGCCAAAACAATCGTAATCAACCATAAATAA
- a CDS encoding alkaline phosphatase family protein → MNQPRNVLFIMADQLRADHLACYGHPFIRTPNIDALARRGVRFDRAFVNSGVCGPSRMSYYTGRYPSTHGATWNRVPLSVGEITLGEYLRASGRKLVLAGKTHVMVDHAGLERLALDGGSELGRLLSTGGFEEIDRYDGHHEPGEESGYPAYLRRHGYVSDDPWTDFVISAKGPDGKPASGWHMRNAQYPSLVREEHSETAYMTDQALRFMRQQGDQPWVMHLSYVKPHWPYIAPDPYHAMYSPDQCLPVVRKDAERHNAHPVLAAYRQHEESISFSMDECIRTVRPAYQGLITQLDDHLGRLFDYMERAGLMDNTLIVFTADHGDFLGDHWLGEKELFYDTVQRVPMIVFDPSAAADATRGTVESRMVESVDVLPTILEWLGLPLPMHRLEGRSLLPILHGQQVEWRDCVFSELDYSYRLSRLLVDKTPQNARAWSVRTDRWRYVYWMDEPEQLYDLHADPDQFHDLGRDPAYAQVRTECRERLLAWFAGLKRRTTVSHEAVEKGTNAYKKAGVFFGQW, encoded by the coding sequence ATGAACCAGCCCAGGAATGTTCTTTTCATTATGGCGGACCAGCTGCGCGCCGACCATCTGGCGTGCTATGGCCATCCATTCATCCGCACGCCGAATATCGACGCGCTGGCCAGACGGGGGGTACGGTTTGATCGCGCCTTTGTGAACTCGGGCGTGTGCGGGCCATCGCGCATGAGCTACTACACCGGACGCTACCCTTCCACGCACGGGGCGACCTGGAACCGGGTGCCCTTGTCCGTAGGCGAAATCACACTGGGCGAATACCTGCGCGCCAGCGGCCGCAAGCTGGTGCTGGCGGGCAAGACCCATGTCATGGTGGACCATGCCGGCCTGGAACGCCTGGCGCTGGACGGCGGCAGCGAGCTGGGCCGCCTGCTGAGCACGGGCGGCTTCGAGGAAATCGACCGCTACGACGGCCACCACGAGCCGGGCGAAGAAAGCGGATATCCGGCCTACCTGCGCCGCCACGGCTATGTATCGGACGACCCCTGGACGGACTTCGTCATTTCCGCGAAAGGCCCCGACGGCAAGCCCGCCAGCGGCTGGCACATGCGCAATGCGCAGTATCCGTCCCTGGTGCGGGAAGAGCACTCGGAGACCGCCTACATGACCGACCAGGCGCTGCGTTTCATGCGGCAGCAGGGCGATCAGCCCTGGGTCATGCACCTGAGCTACGTAAAACCCCATTGGCCCTATATCGCGCCCGATCCCTACCATGCGATGTACAGCCCGGACCAATGCCTGCCCGTGGTGCGCAAGGACGCCGAACGGCACAATGCCCATCCTGTACTGGCGGCCTATCGCCAGCATGAGGAAAGCATCAGTTTTTCCATGGACGAATGCATACGCACGGTGCGGCCCGCCTACCAGGGCCTGATCACGCAGCTGGATGATCACCTGGGCCGGCTCTTCGATTACATGGAACGCGCGGGGCTCATGGACAATACCTTGATCGTCTTTACGGCCGATCATGGGGATTTCCTGGGGGATCATTGGCTGGGCGAGAAGGAGCTGTTCTACGACACCGTGCAGCGCGTGCCGATGATCGTGTTCGATCCTTCCGCAGCGGCGGATGCGACGCGCGGCACGGTTGAATCGAGAATGGTGGAGTCCGTGGATGTGCTGCCCACCATCCTGGAATGGCTGGGGCTTCCTTTACCCATGCACCGCCTGGAGGGTCGCAGCCTGCTGCCCATTCTGCACGGACAGCAAGTCGAATGGCGGGATTGCGTCTTTTCCGAGCTGGACTACAGCTATCGGCTCTCGCGGCTGCTGGTCGACAAGACGCCGCAAAACGCGCGCGCCTGGTCCGTTCGTACTGACCGATGGCGCTATGTGTACTGGATGGATGAGCCCGAGCAACTTTACGATTTGCATGCAGATCCAGATCAATTCCACGACCTGGGCCGGGATCCCGCCTATGCCCAGGTTCGGACCGAATGCCGCGAGCGGCTGCTGGCCTGGTTTGCGGGCCTGAAGCGGCGCACCACCGTAAGCCACGAAGCCGTCGAGAAGGGAACCAACGCCTATAAGAAGGCGGGGGTGTTTTTTGGGCAGTGGTGA
- a CDS encoding tripartite tricarboxylate transporter substrate-binding protein, translated as MIKNTLRAALLSCILFAASTAGAAQDNTAKLSSPLTIVVGYAPGGATDRAARIVATRLQAELGVPVVVENKTGAGGRIAAQHVKNAGPNENMLLLGNPAVMVVAPLVFESLAYDAVKDFQPVSMVTEYGFGVAVSADSPIKDMQGLIEWAKSNPDKFNIGVPATGSLPHFFGLMLSKQIGAEGQIIGYRGSAPVITDLIGGAVPVAIDTLDVLTRQHQGKRIRILATSGQEREAALPDVPTFKQTGVDLQASGWNTFFASSAMPKDKADMLGEAVKSVTADASVRKTLQENDLIPVSANAQETGKLVEAFRAQWAPVVKASGFVVTK; from the coding sequence ATGATCAAGAACACCCTTCGGGCCGCCCTGCTGTCCTGCATTCTTTTCGCCGCCAGCACCGCCGGCGCCGCGCAGGACAATACCGCTAAATTGAGCTCTCCCCTGACCATAGTCGTGGGCTATGCGCCCGGCGGGGCCACCGACCGCGCCGCGCGCATCGTGGCCACCCGCTTGCAGGCCGAACTGGGCGTGCCGGTCGTCGTCGAGAACAAGACGGGCGCGGGCGGCCGCATCGCCGCGCAGCATGTCAAGAATGCCGGGCCAAATGAAAACATGCTGCTGCTTGGCAACCCGGCGGTCATGGTGGTGGCGCCGCTGGTATTCGAAAGCCTGGCCTACGATGCCGTGAAAGACTTCCAGCCCGTCTCCATGGTGACGGAGTACGGCTTTGGCGTCGCCGTCTCGGCCGATAGCCCGATCAAGGACATGCAGGGCTTGATCGAATGGGCCAAGTCCAATCCGGACAAGTTCAACATCGGCGTGCCCGCAACAGGCAGCCTTCCGCACTTCTTCGGCCTGATGCTCTCCAAGCAGATCGGCGCCGAAGGCCAGATTATCGGCTATCGCGGCTCCGCGCCCGTCATCACCGACCTGATCGGCGGCGCCGTCCCGGTGGCCATCGACACGCTCGATGTCCTGACCCGCCAGCACCAGGGCAAGCGCATCCGCATCCTGGCCACATCGGGCCAGGAGCGTGAAGCCGCCTTGCCGGACGTGCCGACGTTCAAGCAGACCGGCGTCGACCTGCAGGCCTCGGGCTGGAACACCTTCTTCGCCTCGTCCGCCATGCCTAAGGACAAGGCGGACATGCTGGGCGAAGCCGTCAAGTCGGTAACGGCAGACGCTTCGGTGCGCAAGACCCTGCAAGAGAACGATCTGATCCCGGTATCCGCCAATGCGCAGGAAACCGGCAAGCTGGTCGAGGCGTTCCGCGCGCAGTGGGCGCCCGTCGTCAAGGCATCGGGCTTCGTCGTCACCAAATAG
- a CDS encoding MarR family winged helix-turn-helix transcriptional regulator produces the protein MDTKTTGSGRKPALAAKAADRLPTLGDMMMFRLYRAWSAGNPIFTRLCEGRFNITRREWRLLAIAVQHDSLTSTQLAHAAALDAPRTSRAVGSLCGKGLLERSRDPGDARTVHVSVTQQGLQLYRKIMPVVASLNDVIFQDLDADELRALGSMLDRIVHRAGRMLEDDLVKERPHRSRPGQAVLTKGPAGHSGG, from the coding sequence ATGGACACCAAAACCACTGGCTCCGGGCGGAAGCCGGCCTTGGCAGCCAAGGCGGCGGATCGTCTGCCCACGCTGGGCGATATGATGATGTTCAGGCTGTACCGCGCATGGTCGGCGGGCAATCCCATATTCACGCGCTTATGCGAGGGCCGCTTCAATATCACCCGCCGCGAATGGCGGCTGCTGGCGATTGCGGTCCAGCACGACAGCCTGACCTCCACCCAGTTGGCCCATGCGGCTGCCCTGGATGCTCCGCGCACGTCGCGTGCGGTGGGATCGCTTTGCGGCAAGGGCCTGCTGGAGCGCAGCCGCGATCCCGGCGACGCCCGGACGGTGCATGTGTCGGTAACGCAACAAGGCCTGCAGTTGTACCGGAAAATCATGCCGGTGGTGGCATCGTTGAATGACGTGATCTTCCAGGATCTGGATGCGGACGAACTGCGGGCGCTGGGGTCCATGCTGGATCGCATCGTGCACCGGGCCGGCCGGATGCTGGAAGACGACTTGGTCAAGGAAAGGCCGCATAGAAGCCGGCCCGGGCAAGCGGTGCTGACCAAAGGGCCGGCCGGCCATTCAGGCGGGTGA
- a CDS encoding translation initiation factor Sui1 — protein MSKQGNRLGGSALVYSTESGRMCPACRHPMAGCVCQAARNVSSSDGIVRVSLETKGRRGKGVTVIKGVPLDAAALAELAKRLKAACGSGGTVKEGVIEIQGDHRDALIPKLTPRWVVKRAGG, from the coding sequence ATGTCAAAACAAGGAAATCGACTCGGCGGCAGTGCTCTGGTCTACTCGACGGAATCAGGCCGCATGTGCCCCGCATGCCGCCACCCAATGGCGGGCTGCGTCTGCCAAGCCGCCAGGAATGTTTCATCCTCTGACGGCATCGTGCGCGTATCGCTTGAAACCAAGGGGCGGCGAGGCAAGGGCGTGACGGTGATCAAGGGCGTTCCGCTGGATGCCGCCGCATTGGCCGAACTGGCAAAGCGGCTTAAAGCGGCATGCGGTTCGGGCGGCACGGTCAAAGAAGGCGTTATCGAAATTCAAGGCGATCATCGCGATGCCTTGATCCCGAAATTGACGCCGCGCTGGGTCGTCAAGCGAGCGGGCGGCTAG
- a CDS encoding spermidine synthase: protein MKPSNSNRPGSRRSRYAAVLGCALAACAAVLATYSLSMASGPRLIHTEPSRFAPVLVIEEYGERCLNFTEIQGNGRQTCFDLDEPDKMVFAYTRMMTSALFLKPEPRNVLIVGLGGATIPMALEKILPDAVIDTVEIDPSVVRVAERYFGYRQGPRQRLFVDDGRAFVERAHGEGRQYDMVMLDAFDVDYIPAHLLTREFLQHVRAILSPDGILVANTFTNSRMYDQESTTYAAVFGDFFNLRSGNRVIIAAKGRLPDDETLERNAASFADTLTPFGMDVKQALGRFSRERDWDENAQVLTDAD from the coding sequence ATGAAGCCGTCCAACTCCAACAGGCCAGGCAGCCGCCGCTCCCGCTACGCCGCCGTGCTGGGCTGCGCCCTTGCGGCATGCGCGGCCGTGCTGGCCACCTATTCCCTGAGTATGGCGTCAGGCCCCCGCCTTATCCATACCGAGCCCTCCCGGTTCGCACCGGTGCTGGTCATAGAGGAATACGGCGAACGGTGCCTGAATTTCACCGAAATCCAGGGCAACGGACGGCAGACCTGCTTCGATCTGGATGAGCCTGACAAAATGGTGTTTGCCTACACCCGCATGATGACGAGTGCGCTGTTTCTGAAGCCCGAGCCCAGAAACGTCCTGATCGTCGGCCTGGGCGGGGCCACCATACCGATGGCCCTGGAGAAGATCCTGCCCGACGCCGTCATCGACACCGTCGAAATCGACCCCAGCGTTGTCCGCGTGGCCGAGCGCTACTTCGGATACAGGCAGGGCCCGCGGCAGCGGTTGTTTGTGGATGATGGCCGCGCCTTTGTCGAGCGCGCGCACGGCGAAGGCCGGCAATACGACATGGTGATGCTGGACGCTTTCGACGTCGACTACATTCCGGCCCACCTGCTCACCCGCGAATTCCTTCAGCATGTGCGCGCCATCCTCTCGCCCGACGGCATACTGGTGGCCAATACCTTCACCAACAGCCGCATGTACGATCAGGAATCGACCACTTACGCCGCCGTCTTCGGCGACTTCTTCAATCTGCGCTCCGGAAACCGCGTGATCATCGCCGCCAAGGGCCGGTTGCCCGACGACGAAACCCTTGAGCGGAACGCGGCCTCGTTCGCCGACACGCTGACGCCGTTTGGAATGGACGTCAAGCAGGCCCTCGGGCGTTTTTCGCGAGAGCGCGACTGGGACGAGAATGCACAGGTCCTGACCGATGCCGACTGA